In Lemur catta isolate mLemCat1 chromosome 1, mLemCat1.pri, whole genome shotgun sequence, one DNA window encodes the following:
- the LOC123621068 gene encoding olfactory receptor 5AU1: MTEFQTKPNFLNKINLQQAVLRAQLNSVRASGCSTSFTMLPSFHTPEHWRNMEGVNLSQGTEFELLGLTTDVQLQKLLFVVFLGMYTITVLGNLAMFFLIHVSATLHTPMYSFLKSLSFLDFCYSSTVVPQTLMNFLAKRKVISYLGCMAQMFFYAGFATSECYLIAAMAYDRYAAICNPLLYPTIMSPEVCASLIVGSYSAGFLNSLIHTSCIFSLKFCGAHVVTHFFCDGPPILSLSCVDTSLCEILLFIFAGFNLLSCILTILISYFLILITILRMTSAQGRFKAFSTCASHLTAVCLFFGTTLFMYLRPRSSYSLIQDRMVAVIYTVVIPMLNPLIYSLRNMDVKEALRKFWGRKTME; encoded by the coding sequence ATGACAGAGTTCCAGACTAAGCCAAATTTCCTCAATAAGATTAATCTTCAGCAGGCTGTCCTTAGGGCACAGTTAAACTCAGTCAGAGCCTCTGGGTGTTCCACCTCATTTACGATGTTGCCTTCTTTCCATACTCCAGAGCACTGGAGAAATATGGAAGGGGTGAACCTGAGCCAGGGGACTGAGTTTGAGCTCTTGGGCCTCACCACTGACGTCCAGCTCCAGAAGCTGCTCTTCGTGGTGTTCCTGGGCATGTACACCATCACTGTGCTGGGGAACCTGGCCATGTTCTTCCTGATCCATGTGAGTGCCACCCTGCACACACCCATGTACTCCTTTCTGAAGAGCCTCTCCTTCTTGGATTTCTGCTACTCCTCCACAGTTGTCCCCCAAACCCTGATGAACTTCTTGGCCAAGAGGAAAGTGATCTCCTATCTTGGCTGCATGGCTCAGATGTTTTTCTATGCGGGTTTTGCCACCAGTGAGTGCTATCTCATCGCTGCCATGGCGTATGACCGCTATGCTGCTATTTGTAACCCCCTGCTGTACCCAACCATCATGTCTCCTGAGGTCTGTGCCTCTCTGATTGTGGGCTCCTACAGTGCAGGATTTCTCAATTCTCTTATTCACACAAGCTGTATCTTCAGTCTGAAATTCTGTGGTGCTCATGTGGTCACTCACTTCTTTTGTGATGGACCACCCATCCTATCCCTGTCTTGTGTGGACACTTCACTGTGTGAGATCCTGCTCTTCATCTTTGCCGGTTTCAACCTCTTGAGCTGCATCCTCACCATCTTGATCTCCTACTTCTTAATCCTCATCACCATCCTGAGAATGACCTCAGCGCAGGGCAGGTTTAAGGCATTTTCGACCTGTGCCTCCCACCTCACTGCCGTCTGTCTCTTCTTTGGCACAACACTTTTTATGTACCTGCGCCCCAGGTCCAGCTACTCCCTGATCCAAGACCGGATGGTTGCTGTGATCTACACTGTGGTGATCCCAATGCTGAACCCCCTAATCTACTCTTTGAGAAACATGGATGTAAAGGAAGCTTTAAGAAAGTTTTGGGGCAGGAAAACAATGGAATGA